The genomic stretch ATGTTAATGCGCGTATCACCATTTACATGAATGAAGTTAGGATAAAGAGCTTCCTCTTTCAGTGACTGTTCAATGAACTGACCTGTAAACCCGCCGACAAACCCTAATGCTGTTGATTCATGTCCAAGGCGTTTTAGAACTTTCGTCACATTAACACCTTTTCCCCCTGCGATTTTCATCTCTTCGTCTACCGTATTAACGAGGCCAGTTTTAAGGTTCTCCAGTTGAACAATATAGTCGACTGATGGATTTAACGTAATTGTATAGATCATATCTTCACCACTTCTACTGTTGTATGTTTGCTTACCTGATCATAATTTGTTTCAGGATGCTCATTTGTAATTATCGTACACGCTTCAATATCTGCAACTTTACTAAAAGCTGCTTCACCAATTTTCGAATAATCAGCTAAAATATAGGCATCGCGTGAAAGTTTAATCGCTGCTTGTTTAATGATGGCTTCATCTGGATCTGCCGTTGTATAGCCTAGCGATTCATGTATACCATTGATCCCGATAAAACACTTATCGAAACGATACGTTTCAATACTTTCAAGTGCCTTAACTCCTGTCATCGCCCCTGTTCTTGATTTAAACTTCCCACCAATAACATAAGTTGTTATACCTTCTGCTAGAAGGCTTTCAATGACCTGGTAGCCATTTGTAACAACAATGACTTGTTTATGTTGTAAGAACGGAGCCATCTTTTGGGTGGTTGTCCCTGCATCAAGGAAAATGCAGTCACCGTCTTTAACCAATTCAGCTGCATAAGATGCAATTTTCTCTTTTTCTGACATGTTCTGCGTGGATTTTTCACCAAGTGATGGTTCAGTTCCCTTTGAACGAAAAAGTGATGCACCCCCATGAATTCGTTTTAACTGATTTTCTTCTTCGAGTTGAACAAGATCACGACGAATGGTTGAAACAGATGCCCCGGTTGCTTCACTTAACTCATGAACAGTTGCTGTTTCCTTTTCTTTAAGAACTTGTAAAATGATGAAATGACGTTCAGCATTTAACAAATCATCACCTACTTTCTACTCACAGTATAATGAAAGCACTTTCATAAGTCAATCATTTTCGTTCAATTTTATTCAAAAACATCCAAAATCGTTCAAATAAAATCAAAAAAGGCAGCACTTCAACATTTTCATTCTCGTTTTCCATTCACCTGGACGTAAAAAAGGAAGACTGCCCGTTCGGTAGTCTTCCTTAAAATCAGCTATTCCGTTTTACTTCATGCGTTATTTCAAAAGAATCGTTCCATTTAAGAGCACGGTAACGAGCATCGTGATAAAAAATAAACCAGGCGTCTTGAGATACAGCATCAGTAATCCACTTTTCTTTCGCATAAATGGATGTCATTGGATAATCATCATATGCAAGAACCCAGAGAGGGTTTTTATGAGCATGAGTTGGCATGAGATCTGCCATGTGGATGAGATACTCGTCCCCTTCTTCCAGCGTGATAATCGCGTGACCATCACTATGTCCTCCAGTATGGTACAAATTTAAACCAGGAAGCACTTCATAGGTTTCTTTAAATGTTTGTACCTGAGGTTGAATCGCTTCCCAGTTCTCTTTCCAATATGTATTTTTCGAACGAATGTTGGGTTCTCTCATTTCATTCCATTCTACTTCTGAGACGTAAATAACGGCATTTGGAAAAGTTGACTTATACTCATTTCCATCCGGTTCAGTTAAGCCACTTGCATGATCAAAATGCAGGTGAGTCATAAGGATTATGTCAATGTCCTCCACTGACAACGATAGCTCTTCAAGAGAAGCATGAATATCAGACTCTTCCTCAACCCCATAGTTCCTTCTTTGCTTCTCGGTCAACTTCCCTTTCCCAATCCCCGATTCAATTAAGATCTTTTTCCCTTGCCATTGAAGCAACAGCGGATCCGTTCGAAGCTCGATTTGGTTTTTCTCATTTACAGGGTATTTCTTGCTCCAGAGCGGTTTTGGCACAACTCCAAACATCGCGCCACCATCCATATGAGTAACCCCACCTCTAAGCCACGTAATTGATAGTGTACCTACTTGTAACTGTTCCATTACAAAACCCCTTTCTACAATTATGTCTATCTTCTCACTAAAAGAAATCGCTTTCAATGAGAATCAAAAAAAGAGTCGCGCTAAACGACTCAAATTCTGAATTTTGCTTCACATCGATAAATCCGGCTTCCTTTTGATGAAAACTTTTCTTCATACTCAGTCATCACATTATCTTCCATGCCACTTTGATGCAGATCAAGACTTACATGATTTAACGTCATGCCGTATGCTGAGAAACTGTGAAGGGAATATTCAAATAAGCCCTGATTATCTGTCTTAAAATGAACTTCGCCTTCCGGACTCATCACAACACGATACAAATCCAGAAACGTTTTATAGGTAAGCCTTCTTTTTTCGTGGCGATTTTTTGGCCAAGGATCTGAAAAATTCAAATAAATGCGGCTTACTTCATTTTCTTCAAAAAGCGATTGAAGATCTTGTGCGTTTTCATTCAGCAGGCGAACATTCGGTACATCTTCTACGATTAACTTTTCTAAAGCAGACACCATAACACTTGACGATAACTCTAAACCAATGTAATTCACATTAGGATTCTGTTTCGCCATGCCAATTATAAATTGCCCTTTCCCCGTTCCCACTTCTAGATGAATGGGGTTGTTATTTTGAAAGACGTCTTTCCAGTTCCCTTTTCTTTCGGAAGGTGTGGTAGGTACAAATTGTGGGTGATCTGCAAACATTT from Bacillus sp. Cs-700 encodes the following:
- a CDS encoding DeoR/GlpR family DNA-binding transcription regulator, which codes for MLNAERHFIILQVLKEKETATVHELSEATGASVSTIRRDLVQLEEENQLKRIHGGASLFRSKGTEPSLGEKSTQNMSEKEKIASYAAELVKDGDCIFLDAGTTTQKMAPFLQHKQVIVVTNGYQVIESLLAEGITTYVIGGKFKSRTGAMTGVKALESIETYRFDKCFIGINGIHESLGYTTADPDEAIIKQAAIKLSRDAYILADYSKIGEAAFSKVADIEACTIITNEHPETNYDQVSKHTTVEVVKI
- a CDS encoding MBL fold metallo-hydrolase → MEQLQVGTLSITWLRGGVTHMDGGAMFGVVPKPLWSKKYPVNEKNQIELRTDPLLLQWQGKKILIESGIGKGKLTEKQRRNYGVEEESDIHASLEELSLSVEDIDIILMTHLHFDHASGLTEPDGNEYKSTFPNAVIYVSEVEWNEMREPNIRSKNTYWKENWEAIQPQVQTFKETYEVLPGLNLYHTGGHSDGHAIITLEEGDEYLIHMADLMPTHAHKNPLWVLAYDDYPMTSIYAKEKWITDAVSQDAWFIFYHDARYRALKWNDSFEITHEVKRNS
- the trmB gene encoding tRNA (guanosine(46)-N7)-methyltransferase TrmB, whose product is MRQRNKPWAEEMFADHPQFVPTTPSERKGNWKDVFQNNNPIHLEVGTGKGQFIIGMAKQNPNVNYIGLELSSSVMVSALEKLIVEDVPNVRLLNENAQDLQSLFEENEVSRIYLNFSDPWPKNRHEKRRLTYKTFLDLYRVVMSPEGEVHFKTDNQGLFEYSLHSFSAYGMTLNHVSLDLHQSGMEDNVMTEYEEKFSSKGSRIYRCEAKFRI